In a genomic window of Melopsittacus undulatus isolate bMelUnd1 chromosome 1, bMelUnd1.mat.Z, whole genome shotgun sequence:
- the UPP1 gene encoding uridine phosphorylase 1 isoform X1 codes for MAPDIPNKKKTDDDQSSKENFVHLCNPHLEKMKEDILYHFALGTGTHDFPALFGDVKFVCVGGSPSRMKAFITYIAEELGLGSPGCDYPNICAGTDRYAMYKVGPVLSVSHGMGIPSIAIMLHELIKLLYHAKCSNVTIFRIGTSGGIGLDPGSVVITRESVDATFKPQFEQVVLGKTVIRSTNLDEQLTKELMQCSIEIGQFHTVIGNTMCTLDFYEGQGRLDGAICLYSEEEKLQYLKEAYDSGVRNIEMESSVFAAMCNLSGVKAAVVCVTLLDRLEGDQISSSHDVLVEYQKRPQKLVGYFIKKSLGKV; via the exons AGAGAATTTTGTCCATCTCTGCAACCCTCAcctggagaaaatgaaagaagacaTCCTGTACCATTTTGCTCTTGGGACTGGTACCCATGATTTTCCAGCATTATTTGGAGACGTAAAG TTTGTATGTGTTGGAGGTAGCCCTTCTCGGATGAAAGCTTTTATCACCTACATAGCTGAAGAACTGGGGCTTGGGAGCCCTGGCTGTGACTATCCTAATATCTGTGCAGGAACTGACCGTTATGCAATGTACAAAGTGGGACCTGTTTTGTCTGTCAGT catGGAATGGGCATTCCTTCTATTGCGATCATGTTGCATGAGCTGATCAAGCTGCTGTATCATGCCAAGTGTTCCAACGTAACCATTTTTCGCATTGGCACATCTGGTGGAATAG gTCTGGACCCAGGCTCAGTGGTTATAACTAGAGAGTCTGTAGATGCCACCTTCAAGCCTCAGTTTGAACAGGTTGTTCTGGGAAAGACTGTAATTCGCAGTACAAACCTAGATGAACAGCTAACTAAGGAACTGATGCAGTGCAGTATAGAAATTGGTCAATTCCATACAGTCATTGGAAACACAATGTGTACTTTGGATTTCTATGAAG GACAAGGCAGGTTGGATGGTGCAATCTGCTTATACAGTGAAGAAGAGAAACTGCAATATTTGAAGGAAGCTTATGATTCTGGTGTCAGGAACATAGAGATGGAGTCTTCTGTATTTGCTGCTATGTGTAATCTCAGTGGTGTCAAAG CCGCTGTAGTGTGTGTCACTCTTCTGGATCGGCTTGAAGGGGATCAGATTAGTAGCTCACATGATGTACTTGTGGAGTATCAGAAAAGACCACAGAAGCTAGTGGGatatttcattaagaaaagTCTTGGGAAAGTATGA
- the UPP1 gene encoding uridine phosphorylase 1 isoform X2: protein MKEDILYHFALGTGTHDFPALFGDVKFVCVGGSPSRMKAFITYIAEELGLGSPGCDYPNICAGTDRYAMYKVGPVLSVSHGMGIPSIAIMLHELIKLLYHAKCSNVTIFRIGTSGGIGLDPGSVVITRESVDATFKPQFEQVVLGKTVIRSTNLDEQLTKELMQCSIEIGQFHTVIGNTMCTLDFYEGQGRLDGAICLYSEEEKLQYLKEAYDSGVRNIEMESSVFAAMCNLSGVKAAVVCVTLLDRLEGDQISSSHDVLVEYQKRPQKLVGYFIKKSLGKV, encoded by the exons atgaaagaagacaTCCTGTACCATTTTGCTCTTGGGACTGGTACCCATGATTTTCCAGCATTATTTGGAGACGTAAAG TTTGTATGTGTTGGAGGTAGCCCTTCTCGGATGAAAGCTTTTATCACCTACATAGCTGAAGAACTGGGGCTTGGGAGCCCTGGCTGTGACTATCCTAATATCTGTGCAGGAACTGACCGTTATGCAATGTACAAAGTGGGACCTGTTTTGTCTGTCAGT catGGAATGGGCATTCCTTCTATTGCGATCATGTTGCATGAGCTGATCAAGCTGCTGTATCATGCCAAGTGTTCCAACGTAACCATTTTTCGCATTGGCACATCTGGTGGAATAG gTCTGGACCCAGGCTCAGTGGTTATAACTAGAGAGTCTGTAGATGCCACCTTCAAGCCTCAGTTTGAACAGGTTGTTCTGGGAAAGACTGTAATTCGCAGTACAAACCTAGATGAACAGCTAACTAAGGAACTGATGCAGTGCAGTATAGAAATTGGTCAATTCCATACAGTCATTGGAAACACAATGTGTACTTTGGATTTCTATGAAG GACAAGGCAGGTTGGATGGTGCAATCTGCTTATACAGTGAAGAAGAGAAACTGCAATATTTGAAGGAAGCTTATGATTCTGGTGTCAGGAACATAGAGATGGAGTCTTCTGTATTTGCTGCTATGTGTAATCTCAGTGGTGTCAAAG CCGCTGTAGTGTGTGTCACTCTTCTGGATCGGCTTGAAGGGGATCAGATTAGTAGCTCACATGATGTACTTGTGGAGTATCAGAAAAGACCACAGAAGCTAGTGGGatatttcattaagaaaagTCTTGGGAAAGTATGA